In Gammaproteobacteria bacterium, the following proteins share a genomic window:
- a CDS encoding sulfurtransferase TusA family protein has protein sequence MTDFDQELDTSGLNCPLPILRAKKALAAMQDGQVLRVIATDPGSVRDFEAFSRQTGTELLESREEAGRFYFAMRKS, from the coding sequence ATGACCGATTTTGATCAGGAACTGGATACCAGCGGCCTCAATTGCCCGTTGCCGATCCTGCGCGCCAAGAAGGCGCTGGCCGCCATGCAGGACGGGCAGGTGTTGCGCGTGATCGCGACGGACCCGGGTTCGGTGCGCGATTTCGAGGCGTTTTCCAGACAGACCGGCACCGAACTGCTCGAGTCGCGCGAAGAGGCCGGCCGCTTTTATTTCGCCATGCGCAAGTCCTGA
- a CDS encoding M48 family metallopeptidase, with protein MRTFNLALSRDSSPLPVNGVLVAGFFAAIIACAGSTGALVSDAGAGEALRLPEMGDPASIVLSPTQEALLGDTLLTQIRGALRVSTDPELNDYVQALGTRLSAAGVESGMEFHFLLVADRTINAFAAPGGIVAVNTGLLLTAQSESELAGVMAHEIAHVEQRHLARSYANAGTINLQTALAMLASILAGAYGGADVGSAALLSSMAAGAQAQLAFSRANEQEADRVGIGLLAAAHFDPQGMPAFLQRLHEHSQLSVGPVPEYLSSHPVTLSRVSDTRSRAAQFTGSFAKDSARFQFAKARALALTTDPNSLISQYEETLRAGEANDSTDRYVYALALTRAGEPERSIEVLHSIAETPDTSVHVDLAIAQAHLSAGDPQLALAGLQRLNEIYPDQESIVYYLAQALSDAGRPRDALNFLDEATRVENHNPALDELRAEAAARASLPWISHEALADYYSAYGQFGAALQQLELALDTSHIDPIARIRIRSKRDRLTELQQGEDRPGEQLPTPSGSVAR; from the coding sequence ATGCGCACCTTCAACCTTGCCTTATCGCGTGACTCTAGCCCATTACCCGTGAACGGTGTGCTGGTGGCGGGTTTTTTCGCGGCAATCATCGCCTGCGCCGGGTCCACCGGCGCGCTGGTAAGCGATGCCGGCGCTGGCGAGGCGCTGCGGCTGCCGGAGATGGGCGACCCGGCCAGCATCGTGCTGAGCCCGACACAGGAAGCCCTGCTGGGAGATACTCTGCTCACACAGATTCGGGGCGCGCTGAGGGTGTCAACGGACCCCGAGCTCAATGACTACGTGCAGGCGCTGGGCACACGCCTGTCGGCCGCGGGGGTGGAGTCCGGCATGGAATTTCACTTTCTGCTGGTGGCCGACCGGACCATCAACGCGTTCGCAGCACCCGGCGGCATCGTCGCGGTCAACACCGGCCTGCTGCTGACCGCGCAGAGCGAGAGCGAGCTGGCCGGCGTCATGGCGCATGAAATCGCGCACGTCGAGCAACGCCATCTGGCGCGCAGCTACGCGAACGCCGGCACCATAAACCTGCAAACCGCGCTGGCCATGCTGGCGTCGATTCTGGCCGGCGCATATGGAGGCGCCGACGTGGGCAGCGCGGCGCTGCTCTCCAGCATGGCCGCAGGCGCGCAGGCGCAGCTTGCGTTTTCCCGCGCGAATGAACAGGAAGCCGATCGCGTGGGCATCGGTCTGCTGGCGGCGGCGCACTTCGACCCGCAGGGCATGCCCGCGTTTCTGCAGCGCCTGCATGAGCATTCGCAACTCAGTGTCGGCCCGGTGCCGGAATACCTGAGCAGCCACCCCGTCACCCTCTCCCGCGTGAGCGATACCCGCAGCCGCGCGGCACAGTTTACCGGCTCGTTTGCCAAGGACAGCGCGCGCTTTCAGTTTGCCAAAGCCCGCGCGCTGGCGCTGACCACGGACCCAAATTCGCTCATCAGCCAGTACGAGGAGACCCTGCGCGCGGGCGAAGCCAACGACTCGACCGATCGCTACGTGTACGCGCTCGCGCTGACGCGCGCCGGCGAACCCGAGCGCAGTATCGAGGTATTGCACAGCATCGCAGAGACCCCCGACACTTCGGTGCACGTCGATCTGGCGATCGCGCAGGCGCATTTGAGCGCGGGCGATCCGCAACTGGCGCTGGCGGGGTTGCAGCGGCTGAACGAGATTTATCCCGATCAGGAATCCATCGTTTATTACCTGGCGCAGGCGCTGTCCGATGCCGGCAGGCCGCGCGATGCGCTGAACTTCCTCGATGAGGCCACGCGCGTCGAGAATCACAATCCGGCGCTCGACGAATTGCGAGCAGAGGCCGCCGCCAGGGCCAGCCTGCCGTGGATCAGCCACGAAGCGTTGGCGGATTATTACAGCGCGTACGGGCAATTCGGCGCGGCGCTGCAGCAGCTTGAACTGGCGCTGGACACCAGCCATATCGACCCGATCGCGCGCATCCGCATCCGCAGCAAACGCGACCGACTTACCGAATTGCAGCAGGGAGAAGATCGACCGGGCGAACAACTGCCAACTCCCAGCGGTTCGGTCG